TAGATTAGAAATCATGAACCTATCTTCAAGAGTCAGATGTTTATACTTTGCCATATCAGAACCTTCTAAAAAAGAGATACCGGAATACACAACAATTAAAAATATAGCACTTTTCCCGTAGTAATTTCCAATCTTGATATTTTTCAGGATAACTTCCACTTTAAGAGGATAAGGGATGGAACTTACTTTGATAATTGAGTTTTCAAATTACGAATTGAAGAATAGGTTTGTTTTTGATTGCTAAAAATTTAAAAATTGTGTATAATACATTTAGAAAAAGCGCGATGTGAGGTGGAAAATATGATTACAATAGAACAGATAAAGCATGAAGTTCAAGAGGCTGCTAAAGAATATCCAATAAAGAAGGTTGAATTATTTGGTTCATATGCTGAAGGAACACATACTGATAAAAGTGATATTGACATATTAGTTGAATTTTCAACTTCTGCTATATCATTACTTACATTAGCTGCATTGAAATATAAACTCGAAGAAAGATTTAAGAAAGAGGTTGATGTTGTGCACGGACCTTTAGAAAAAGATTCCTTATTGAATATAAAGAAAGTGATTCCTGTGTATGAACAATAGAGATTATCAAATAATGAAAAAGATTTTGAAAGAAATTACGATAGCGTTAAAAATGGCGAACGATATATCTCAAACTGATTTTTTAAGGGATGAAAAATTAAAAAGGGCAACATGTATGACATTGATAAATATAGGTGAACTTGTAAAAAATATAACGGATGAAACTAAGGTATCTTACGGCAATATACCTTGGCGGGAAATTTCCGGATTAAGGGATATAACGGCGCATAAATATCAGACATTAAAAATGGAAGATGTTTATACAACAACGATAAATGATCTTCCACGACTTAAAATTGAAATTGCAAAAATAATAAGAGAATATGAATGAATATTTGTATTTTAACTAAAAGATTATAATTAAAAAATAATATATTGATTTATAATAATATTTTGTCATCTAAATTGGGCAAATGACACAAGCGAGTGTTCTTATAGCATATGCAAGGCCTGTAAGAACACTCGCTTTTTCTGATATATTATTTTTCTTATCGTTTATCTTATACTGAAAGAAAATATGAATCTGCCAATTTCCCTAAGGAAGGCGTATATTCGCCCTTTTCTCCAGGATCCTTTTGATTGCGAATTCCAGACATTCCTGGGTTATGGGATGAAAATCGGTAATATATTCATCAGGAGGGGTTTTCATGCCTCCCTTTGCCCATTGAGTGATGGAGCCCATAATTGCATTGGAAAAATAATTCGCAATCATTTTCATGTCATCGTTCGGTATCCTGTTTGCTTTAAGTATTATCTTGATTCTTGATATAATGCCATTATAGACAACTTTAAATAAATGTTCGCGAAGATTGTTCTGCGCATTTGAAGTAAGGGCGGCGACATAGAATTCCTTATTCGCATACAAAAGTTGCATCAGCTCATCGATGACGGTATTATCATGGTTCATATCTGTAAGAGTGGAAAAATCAATATCGAAAATCCAGCAGACTAACGCTTGTTTATCCTGAAAATGATAATAAAATGTTTTGCGGTTAAGCCCGCATTTTTTTACAATATCCTGTACGCTTATCTTATCTAGATTAATATTTGCCATAAGCTCCTTAAGCGTCTGCGCTATCAGCCGTTTGGTCAGTTCAGGCTTTGACATTTATCATACACCCCGTTTGCATAAGGTTCCTTAGACCCACAGTTTGAACAATCTGTGTAAAATTTGGACAGTTAACCATTAGTAACTGTTTCCTATAATAATACAGCATGATAAAATAATTGTAAAGTCGTGGAAATCCCAGAGGTGTATATTTTATTTATGCACCCGAATTTCATAGAAAACGCGGCTAAAACTTGTAGACAATGAAACTGATCAGATAAGTTGTTTCTAATATTATTTCTTAAAATATGAACACGGGGGGATTGCTAAGTGAAATATTATCTTGAAGAAATGCAGACTGTTTTGAAGTCTCAGGACACCACAAAAAATGGACTCGATTTATCGCAAGCGGATACAAGGCTTAAAAAGTATGGCAGAAACAAGCTTGAAGAAGCCAAGAAAAAAACAGTTGCGCAGAGATTGCTTGAACAGGTGTCCGATCCTATGATAATTGTTTTGATTGTAGCGGCGGTCATTTCGGGAATTCTTGGTGAAATGGCGGATGCAGTGATAATATTGATGGTTGTTGTGCTTAATTCGATACTGGGTGTCGTGCAGGAGGGAAAAG
This genomic window from Clostridiales bacterium contains:
- a CDS encoding nucleotidyltransferase domain-containing protein, giving the protein MITIEQIKHEVQEAAKEYPIKKVELFGSYAEGTHTDKSDIDILVEFSTSAISLLTLAALKYKLEERFKKEVDVVHGPLEKDSLLNIKKVIPVYEQ
- a CDS encoding DUF86 domain-containing protein — translated: MKKILKEITIALKMANDISQTDFLRDEKLKRATCMTLINIGELVKNITDETKVSYGNIPWREISGLRDITAHKYQTLKMEDVYTTTINDLPRLKIEIAKIIREYE
- a CDS encoding TetR/AcrR family transcriptional regulator C-terminal domain-containing protein translates to MSKPELTKRLIAQTLKELMANINLDKISVQDIVKKCGLNRKTFYYHFQDKQALVCWIFDIDFSTLTDMNHDNTVIDELMQLLYANKEFYVAALTSNAQNNLREHLFKVVYNGIISRIKIILKANRIPNDDMKMIANYFSNAIMGSITQWAKGGMKTPPDEYITDFHPITQECLEFAIKRILEKRANIRLP